One bacterium genomic region harbors:
- a CDS encoding FAD-binding oxidoreductase: MSESLRSARIVIIGAGLAGMATAYQLAVRGETDVLVLEKESVPGLHSSGRNASMIRQVVPEKDILPLARGGADFLRETASAWDDPPPFAVHGSLLTATGARWERLKEEGGWTAESGAATELWSREQVESAVPVTRGGDFEGGIWCPSDGVTDAQQLLNGFYREARRLGVRLATDCEVEAVESRGRRIKAVRTSQGLVPAEVVVNAAGPWAGRVGALAKALPIEFRPMRRHLFFSGVLDWAAPDWPYVWDVSREVYFRPESSGLLLSPCDESAAEPGLPSPDPAAQDILADKLGQAFPRLLDIPVARSWAGLRTFAPDRHFVIGWDPSLAGFYWVAGLGGHGVTTSAAVGALAAGEILSPGGELRRTPFSPSRFA; this comes from the coding sequence ATGAGCGAAAGTCTGCGCAGCGCGCGCATAGTGATAATCGGCGCCGGGCTGGCCGGGATGGCGACCGCCTACCAGTTGGCAGTCCGGGGCGAGACGGATGTACTGGTGCTGGAGAAAGAGAGCGTGCCGGGGCTGCATAGCTCGGGACGGAACGCGTCGATGATCCGCCAGGTGGTGCCGGAGAAAGATATCCTGCCCCTGGCCCGCGGCGGGGCCGATTTCCTGCGCGAGACGGCCTCGGCCTGGGATGACCCGCCGCCTTTCGCCGTGCACGGCTCGCTGCTCACCGCGACCGGCGCGCGCTGGGAAAGGTTGAAAGAGGAGGGCGGCTGGACCGCCGAGTCGGGCGCGGCAACGGAGTTATGGAGCCGCGAGCAGGTGGAGAGCGCCGTGCCGGTCACCCGCGGGGGCGATTTCGAGGGCGGCATCTGGTGCCCCTCGGATGGGGTGACCGATGCCCAGCAACTGCTGAACGGGTTCTACCGCGAGGCCCGCCGTCTGGGTGTGCGCCTGGCCACCGACTGCGAGGTCGAGGCCGTGGAGAGCCGTGGGCGGAGGATCAAGGCGGTGCGCACCTCGCAGGGACTGGTCCCCGCCGAGGTGGTGGTTAACGCGGCCGGGCCCTGGGCCGGGCGGGTGGGAGCGCTGGCCAAAGCCCTGCCTATCGAGTTCCGGCCCATGCGCCGTCATCTGTTTTTCAGCGGCGTTCTGGACTGGGCCGCCCCGGACTGGCCCTATGTCTGGGATGTCAGCCGCGAGGTGTATTTCCGTCCCGAAAGCAGCGGGCTTCTGCTCAGCCCCTGCGATGAGTCCGCGGCCGAGCCGGGCCTGCCCTCGCCCGACCCGGCGGCACAGGACATCCTGGCCGACAAGCTGGGCCAGGCTTTCCCGCGCCTGCTGGACATCCCGGTGGCCCGCTCCTGGGCCGGACTGCGCACATTCGCCCCGGACCGTCATTTCGTGATCGGCTGGGACCCGAGTCTTGCGGGGTTCTACTGGGTGGCCGGCCTGGGTGGGCACGGGGTGACAACCAGCGCCGCGGTGGGCGCCCTGGCCGCGGGCGAGATACTCTCCCCGGGCGGAGAGCTTCGCCGCACCCCGTTCAGCCCGTCACGCTTCGCCTGA
- a CDS encoding DUF302 domain-containing protein has product MSYHISKFVDLNFDQAVERVTENLKIAGFGVITEIDVKATFKKKLDQDFRRYLILGACNPKFAHRALSLEDKLGVLIPCNVVVQEHTDGRVEVSAMDPGLMLQIIEQPELRELAQDVRGCLQKVVDSL; this is encoded by the coding sequence ATGAGCTATCACATCTCGAAATTTGTGGACCTGAACTTTGACCAGGCGGTGGAGAGAGTTACGGAGAATTTAAAGATCGCCGGATTCGGCGTTATCACCGAGATCGATGTCAAGGCCACGTTCAAAAAGAAGCTGGACCAGGATTTCCGGCGCTACCTGATCCTGGGGGCCTGCAACCCGAAGTTCGCCCACCGCGCCCTGAGCCTGGAGGACAAGCTCGGTGTGCTGATTCCCTGCAACGTGGTGGTGCAGGAGCACACGGACGGCCGGGTGGAGGTGTCGGCCATGGATCCGGGTCTGATGCTCCAGATCATTGAGCAGCCAGAACTGCGCGAACTGGCCCAGGACGTGCGCGGCTGCCTGCAGAAAGTGGTGGACAGCCTCTGA
- a CDS encoding thioredoxin family protein, whose translation MPKLKVGDAAVGFDLPGVDGKRYSLDSFSGSPVLAVVFSCVHCPYVLAWEERIKALAAEYGPRGAAFVLINANDPVKYPVDSFDGMKKHADEKGFAFPFVQDQSQEVARAYGAERTPEVFLFDKDRRLVYTGAVDDNYDNPGAVGHRYLKDALDAALAGHPAPVASTPPVGCTIKWK comes from the coding sequence ATGCCGAAGCTTAAAGTGGGTGACGCAGCGGTGGGTTTTGACCTGCCGGGAGTGGACGGGAAGCGCTACAGCCTCGATTCTTTCAGCGGCAGCCCGGTGCTGGCCGTGGTGTTCAGTTGTGTCCACTGCCCCTACGTGCTGGCCTGGGAGGAGCGTATCAAGGCCCTGGCCGCCGAGTACGGCCCGCGGGGCGCGGCCTTTGTGCTGATCAACGCCAACGACCCGGTCAAGTACCCGGTCGACAGTTTCGATGGCATGAAAAAGCACGCCGACGAGAAGGGCTTCGCGTTCCCGTTCGTGCAGGACCAGAGCCAGGAGGTGGCGCGCGCCTACGGGGCCGAGCGCACCCCCGAGGTGTTCCTGTTCGACAAGGACCGTCGCCTGGTCTACACCGGGGCAGTGGATGACAACTACGACAACCCGGGCGCGGTGGGCCACCGCTACCTGAAAGATGCCCTCGATGCGGCCCTGGCGGGCCACCCCGCTCCGGTCGCCTCCACCCCGCCGGTGGGCTGCACGATCAAGTGGAAATGA